The Vibrio alginolyticus NBRC 15630 = ATCC 17749 genomic sequence AATAAATCACTGCGGAGCGCCGATTACTCAACGCTCCGCAAAAGAATTACAAAGGAAGATCTGGCATCACTTCACGTGGAATGATGGCACCTTTATGTTGAATTACCGCGCCAGCCATACAGTGGCCAGAGTAAGCCGATTCCGCTGCATTGCCGCCAGTCAAGCGCTTCGCCAAGAAGCCCGCACTGAAAGAATCACCAGCCGCTGTTGTATCAATCACGTTGTCGACTTTGTTTGACGCCACGTATTGCGCTTCGCCATTCGCCACAACCAAGCAATCTTTGCTACCACGTTTGATGATGATTTCATCCACGCCCAGTGCAGAGGTTCTCTCGATGCACTGTTCTAGATGCTCGTCACCGTAAAGCATTTGCTCATCTTCAAATGTGAGCAGTGCGATATCTGTGTGCTTAAGGATCTTAAGGTACCAAGACATGGCATTCTCGCGGCTTTCCCACAATTTAGGACGGTAGTTGTTATCGAAAATAACCTTACCACCTTGTGCCTTGAAGCGCTCAAGGAAGCCAAACAGTTGTGTCTTACCTTCTTCAGTAAGGATCGCTAATGTAATACCGCTCAAGTAAACCGCATCGTACGAGTAAAGTTTGTCAACTAATAGCGGAGACTCGTTTTGTTCGAATAGGAACTTAGCGGCCGCTTCGTTACGCCAGTAGTGGAAGTAACGCTCGCCAGTTTCATCGGTTTCGATGTAGTAGATACCTGGTTGCTTTTCTTTAACGGAAAGAACCAGACTAGTATCGATGCCCTCTTCTTGCCATGCTGATAGCATTTCTTGGCTAAAAGGATCGTTACCCAGAGCCGTTACATAGCTGGTTTTGATATCGTGAGCTTTGGTCAAACGAGATAAATACAGTGCGGTATTCAACGTATCACCACCGAATGACTGCTTTAGCTGACCTTCCTTTTTCTGTAGCTCAACCATACATTCGCCAATGACCGCGATGTTTAATGATTTCATGTTGTCACCTTAGCAACTGAGGTTGCGCTATAGATTATTTTAAGAAGTCTTCACGAGCTGGGTTGAAGATGTCTAGAAGAATGCTGTCTTGCTCTAGTGCAACCGCACCGTGCATCATGTGCTTACGAGCAAAGTATGCATCGCCTTCTTTAAGTACTTTCTTCTCGCCTTCGATTTCTGCTTCAAAGCTGCCACGTACCACGTAACCGATTTGATCGTGAATTTCGTGAGTATGCGGAGCGCCAATCGCGCCTTTGTCGAAACATAGGTGAACCGCCATTAGGTCATCTGTGTAAGCAACAATTTTACGTTTGATACCGCCGCCTAGCTCTTCCCACGGGTTCTCATCTAATACAAAGAAAGAATTCATCGTCATACTCCTAAAAAGTCTCTATTAAAGCGAACCCTACGGCACTTCATTCTTAACCATGCTTTATTAAAAGGTCCTCTTAAAAAAGCGTCGTATTGATAAAAGTGAAACGCGAAGCGAAAGGGTCTGCTGTCGAATTGGTAACGAGCATATCCGATCTTCTTTAATTGTCATACAATATATCTAAAAATATGTGATATTCATCAAACGGTGCTCGTTAAAGCATTCCACTTAACGATTGATAACGCCGAAACATCAGTCACAACAAGGATTATCACAACAATACAAATCAATGGGTTAGCTAAATTCGCGTGATTTCACTCTCCCTTTTTGCCACAAAAACTACACCCAAACTTAATATTGTATTACTTTATAGAAAGTTTAAGAAAACAACACACTTCATCTGAGGGTGGTAAAGAAATGACTACACAACCGATTTTGTTGACTGAAGCAGAAGTCGAACTACTAAGAAAGGAAGTCGGAAAGCCGAGCTTAATGGGCAAATCCATTGAAGCGAATCGCAAGGAACTTGAAGCCTTCATGCGTCTGCCTCTAGACGTACCAGGTCACGGCGAAGCGGGTGGCTACGAGCACAACCGCCACAAACAAAACTATACCTACATGAACTTAGCGGGTCGTTTGTTCTTGATCACTCAAGAAGAAAAGTACGCGCAGTTCGTTAAAGATCTTCTCGCTATTTACGCAGAGAAGTACCTCACTTTTGATTTCCACGTACAGAAAAACACTAACCCAACAGGTCGTCTTTTCCACCAGATCCTTAATGAACACTGTTGGTTAATGTTTACTAGCCTTGCTTACTCTTGCGTGGCATCAGTGATGACAGAAGAAGAGCGCACAGCCGTTGTTGAGCGCATTTTCGAACCAATGCTAGACATGTTCACAGTGAAATACGCGCACGATTTCGACCGTATTCACAACCACGGCATCTGGGCAGTTGCGGCTGTTGGTATTTGTGGTCTAGCTATTGGCAAACCTGAATATCTAGAGATGTCGGTATACGGTCAAGACCGTGATGATACTGGCGGCTTCCTAGCGCAAATCTCGCAACTGTTCGCCCCTTCTGGTTACTACATGGAAGGTCCGTACTACCATCGTTATGCGATTCGTCCAACTTGTGTATTTGCAGAAGTAGTACACCGTCACATGCCTGAAGTAGACATCTACAACCACAAAGACAAAGTGATTGGCAACACAGTACAAGCGATGCTGGCAACGGCTTACCCGAATGGTGAGTTCCCTGCCCTAAACGACGCATCTCGTACCATGAGCATTACCGACATGGGTGTTCAAGTTGCAGTGAGCGTTTACAGCAAACACTACGGTATGGATGACAACATCCTAGGCATGGCGAAGATTCAAAACGCCGTTTGGATGCACCCTTGTGGTCTTGAGCTTTCTCAAGCCTACTATAAAGCCATCGCAGACCGTGAAATCGGTATGCCTTTCTGGCCAAGTGTGGAACTAAACGAAGGTCCAACTGGTAACAACGGAGCACAAGGCTTTATCCGCATGCAGGATAAAACCGGTGATGTGTCACAGCTTGTGATGAACTACGGTCAACACGGCATGGGACATGGTAACTTCGATACGCTTGGCATTACCTTCTTCAACCGTGGTCAAGAAGTGCTGCGTGAATACGGCTTCTGTCGCTGGGTAAACGTTGAGCCTAAATTCGGCGGGCGTTACCTAGACGAAAACAAATCGTACGCACGTCAAACTATCGCGCACAACGCGGTAACGATTGATGAGCAATGTCAGAATGGTTTCGATGTAGAGCGCGCTGATTCGGTACACGGTTTGCCTCACTTCTTCAAAGTAGAAGGCACTGAAATCAATGGTATGAGCGCGTTTGCGAACGACCATTACCCAAATACAGACATGCAGCGCAGTGTGTTCATGCTTAGCCTAGATGAGCTTGAAGCACCGCTACTGCTAGACCTTTACCGCATCGAAGGTGAAGGCGAACATCAGTACGACTACTCTCATCAATACGATGGTCAAATCGTACGTACTAACTTTGATTACCAAAGCTTTGGTGAACTGAGCACGCTTGGCGATGACTTCGGTTACCAACACCTTTGGAAAGTAGCAAGCGGCAAAGTGCAAGATACGGCGCTGGTTAGCTGGCTACAAAACAACACCTACTACACTTGGTTAGGCACAAGCAGCAGCGCGAAACAGAACGGCGATAATGAAGTGATCTTCACTCGCACTGGCGCCAATGACCCAAGCTTTAACCTACGTAGCGAGCCAGCATTCATTCTGCGCAGCAAGGGCGAATCGACACTATTTGCTTCTGTGCTAGAAACACACGGCTACTTCAACGAAGAGTTTGAGCAATCGGTGAATGCACGTGGTCAGGTGAAAGATATCCGCGTCGTGGGTTACAACGCCGTTGGCAGCATCGTAGAAATCACGACTGAAAAATCACTGGTTACTGTGATGATCAGCAATGTGCTAGGCGCTGACGACCAAACCCCACACCAAGTAGAATTGAACGGTAAAACCTACAGCTGGAATGGCTTCTACTCTCTAGAAGTGAACGCATTCGGGCAGGAGAAATAATAATGAGCTACCAAACCCAGTCTTACCAACCGCTATTAATGAACTTTGAAGAAGCGGCAGAACTAAGCAAAGCACTTGGCACGGATAGCCTATTAGGAAATGCACTAGCACGTGACATCAAACAAACTGACGCTTACATGGCCGAGGTCGGCATTGAAGTTCCAGGTCACGGCGAAGGCGGCGGTTACGAGCACAACCGCCACAAGCAAAACTACATCCACATTGATCTAGCGGGTCGCCTATTCCTTATCACTGGCGAACAGAAATACCGCGATTACATCGTGGACATGCTAACGGCTTACGCGAAGGTTTACCCGACGCTAGAAAGCAACACCAGCCGTGACTCTAACCCTCCGGGTAAGATCTTCCACCAAACTCTGAACGAGAACATGTGGATGCTATACGCCTCTTGTGCGTACAGCTGCATTTACCACACATTGGAAGAAGAGCAAAAAACACTGATTGAAAACGATCTGTTCAAACAAATGATTGAGCTGTTCGTAGTCACTTACGGTCACGACTTTGACATCGTACACAACCACGGTCTGTGGGCTGTAGCAGCAGTCGGTATATGTGGTTACGCAATTAACGATCAAGATGCAGTAGACAAAGCGCTTTACGGCTTGAAACTGGACAAAGTGAGCGGCGGCTTCCTAGCTCAGCTAGACCAACTGTTCTCACCAGATGGCTACTACATGGAAGGTCCTTACTACCACCGTTTCTCGCTGCGTCCAATCTACCTATTCGCAGAAGCGATTGAACGTCGTCAGCCTGAGCTTGGTATTTACGAGTTCAACGACTCGGTCATCAAGACCACGTCTTACGCGGTATTTAAGACGGCATTCCCAGATGGTACTTTGCCGGCATTGAACGATTCATCGAAGACGATTTCGATTAACGATGAAGGCGTAATCATGGCAACGTCAGTATGCTTCCACCGTTACGAGCAGTCTGAAACGCTACTTGGCATGGCAGACCACCAACAAGACGTTTGGGTTCATATCTCAGGCAAAACATTGTCTGATGCGGTTGCAGCCGCAGATAACATCAAACCATTCAACTGGGGTAGCCCATTCGTTACTGACGGCCCTGAAGGCGAAAAAGGTGGCGTAAGCATTCTTCGTCACCGTGATGAACAAGACGACGACACCATGGCGCTTATCTGGTTTGGTCAACACGGCAGCGATCACCAATACCACTCAGCGCTAGACCACGGTCACTACGATGGTCTGCACCTGAGCGTATTTAACCGCGGTCATGAAGTGCTGCACGATTACGGCTTTGGTCGCTGGGTAAACGTTGAGCCTAAATTTGGCGGTCGTTACATCCCAGAGAACAAGTCTTACTGTAAGCAGACGGTCGCTCACAACACAGTAACGGTTGACCAAAAGACACAAAACAACTTCGACACAGCGCTAGCAGAAACCAAGTTCGGTTCTAAGCACTTCTTCAAAGCTGATGACGAAAAACTGCAAGGCATGAGCGGTCGCATCTCTGGTTACTACAATGGCGTAGACATGCAACGCAGCATTATTCTTGCTGAATTGCCAGAATTCGAAAAACCACTTGTGATTGATGTTTACCGCATCGAAGCAGATCAAGAGCACCAATACGACCTGCCAGTGCACTACTCTGGTCAAATCATCCGTACGGATTTTGAATACGATGTAGAAAGCACGCTGCGCCCAATGGGTGAAGACAACGGCTACCAACATCTATGGAATGTAGGTTCAGGCCAAGTTCAAGGCAGCTCGCTTGTTAGTTGGTTGCACGACAACAGCTACTACTCGCTAATCACAAGCGCAACAAACGGCGGCAAAGTGTTCTTCACTCGCACAGGCGCAAATGATCCAGACTTCAACTTGAAGAGCGAACCAGCACTGATCTTACGTCAATCTGGTCAGAACCACGTGTTTGCTTCTGTTCTAGAGACACACGGTTACTTCAACGAGTCTATCGAAGCATCGGTTGGCGCTCGTGGTCTAGTAGAGTCAGTAACCGTCGTTGGCAACAACGAAGTGGGTACCGTGATTCGTCTGCAAACTACCACAGGCAACGCTTACCACTTCGCTATCTGCAATCTAGATGAAGACAAGCAGAACGCCGCACATCGCGTTGAGTTCGACGGTGTGACTTACACTTGGGAAGGCGCATTCGCACAAATTTAATCTTTAGCTAGTCACTAAAAATTAATGTAAAAATCGGGAACTAATTCAAAGCCGGACGTCATGTTCGGCTTTTTTTGATTGTTTACATGACTCTACATGAGCTTATCAATTAGCGTTTAATCATAGTAAAACCGTTAATAACTCTTAGGAAAAACAGACATAACTTAACCTTACGCCTTATCAAAGACACCACTTATAGATATAGAACTCTTCTGAGATTTAATTAACACTTTTACTATTTAACTTATGACTAAACTACTCCCCAATAACACTAAAATGATATTGTATTACAAATATTAAATGGTGTAAGAGACGTACTACTGTGTTTATAAAATCAACTAAATTGCTTCTAATAAGCTTCTCTGGGCTTGGATTAATAGGGTGTGGAGGAAATACCTCCCCTACAAGCCAAGATGATAAACCAAATATTCCACACCAAGAGCATGTAGCACCATACTCAATAGCAAAATTTCAAAACATATTGAGTAATTCAGATTTACAAGTATCAGATCCCAATGGGGAGGAGGGAAACAAAAACAGTGACGTCAAAAATGGAGCATTCTCGGATTATAAGAGTGACCACTTTTACGCAGAAAAGGATTCCAATTACCTTGTCTTTAAAATGTCGAACTACAAAATGCGCTCAGAAGTTCGTGAGCGAGAAAACTTTAACATTTCAGAACAAGGCGTCTTTAGAACTTTGTATGCAGATGTTCGATTACCAGAGATTAACCTTGCAATGGCTAGCTCCCCTGCAAACCACGATGAAGTCACTTTCCTGCAAATTCATAACAAAGGCACAGATACTTCTGGTATAGGTGCTATCCCACACCCTTTGTTACGGATCGTTTGGGAACAAGAGCGAAACAGTATCACTGGTCATTACTGGGCGGTAGTAAAGAACAATGCCATAGATTGCAGTCTACCTTCTAGCGCATCAGATTGTTATGCAACATCATATGATCGTTATGATTTAGGAAAAGCCGATCTCAACGCATTCACGCGATTCGAAGTAAAAATCGGAGAAAACACATTAACCATTAAAGAGAACGATGAGCAAAAGGTAAATGTAGATGTATCCTACTGGCAGCACCTCCTGAGCTACTTTAAAGCCGGAGTTTACAACCAGTTTGAAAACGGTGAAGCAAAGGTACAATTTAAGCAGCTAGGACTAACCAAAACTGACCATACTGATTCAATAGCCTGGAATATTGACGATTGGAAATTAACCATTCCTGCAAGCAAAAATGATTGGTATGGTTTTGGCGGTGACAGCGCGGCTGAATTAGAGCCTGAGCGTTGTAATTCAAGTAAAGATCCTCTGTCTAACGAAGAGAGCGTTTACCAACGCGAGATTGATTTATCATACTTCAATGTTATTGACGGTAGCATGCATTTCCGTGCCGATATGGGTTACGGCACGTCAACGGCCAACTCCAGTTACATCCGTTCAGAGTTGCGAGAGCTCTACATCAGTACTAACTCCCCGGATTGCAGCACCAGCGATGAAGAGACAAGTTGGTATATTGAAGATAGTCGTACCGGTGCAACTTCGCATACGCTAAACGCAACACTAAGAATCAACGAATACCCTAAAATCGACGGTCAATTACCAAAAGTCGTGGTAGGCCAGATACATGGTTGGAAAATCAGCCAAGCACTCGTGAAGCTACTTTGGGAAGGTGACAATAAGCCAGTCCGAGTTATTCTGAACGATAACTACAAACTTGATAACAACAAAGACTGTACTGATTGCAACGCATTCAGTGTTAAGCTTGGTACCTACGCGGTAAACGAAGACTGGCAATATACGATCCGTGCCGATAAGGAAGGACTGTTTTTAGCCACCTACGATGCAGATGGCAGTAATATGGCCTCGCACACACTGAAGTGGGGAGAAGCATACTCAGACACCGCTAACAACAAGTCCTATACTCTTACTGAAAGATGGGCGTCGCCTGATATTGCGTTTTACTTCAAAGCCGGAATTTACCCTCAGTTTAAACCTGATAATGCATATCGAGGAGAAATCTTTGATGTGAGCTTTAGTGCTTTGAGCACTCTTCATCAATAGTCATTTCAATCTCTTAGCAATAGGCTTGCTACTTTGCTCTAAAGCAACGAACAAAGCTCATACTGCCGCCACGGGAAATTTTTAGAACACCACAATTCAACTCGCTTCACGCATAGTGTTTCCTTCTACGATAATTATATAAATCAACCTCCACTTAGGCAGCTTAAAAACAGCTTCTATAGTTTCATGAGATATTTATCTACCCTAACGCTGAGTTATTTTAAATTTAACCAATTAAACTACTCTAATATACATTCGCACTTAAAAATAAACATTGTCAGAAGATAAAAGCAATCAATAATTATTACCTATCTATGGTGATAAATTTTTAAATTAATTTATCTATGTCAATTAAAATAATATTTGAGCTGTTTTATTCTTCTATAGAAAAAAAAGCCCTCAGCTACAAAGCTGAGGGCAAAGGACTTCAATCAACTAAAAGTGATAGAACTAGCCTTGGTACTTACCAAAAGATTGTTTTAATTTATAGAAAGTAGCTTGTGCGTAATCATCTGGATTACCGTACATATTCTGGTTATAGACACCGGCTTTAAAGTACATATATCTGCCACCTTCGTCATAGCCACTGTCACTCATATCTACGACTTGAACAACATCATCTTTACCATCACGTTTTACCGTAACT encodes the following:
- the kdgK gene encoding 2-dehydro-3-deoxygluconokinase — translated: MKSLNIAVIGECMVELQKKEGQLKQSFGGDTLNTALYLSRLTKAHDIKTSYVTALGNDPFSQEMLSAWQEEGIDTSLVLSVKEKQPGIYYIETDETGERYFHYWRNEAAAKFLFEQNESPLLVDKLYSYDAVYLSGITLAILTEEGKTQLFGFLERFKAQGGKVIFDNNYRPKLWESRENAMSWYLKILKHTDIALLTFEDEQMLYGDEHLEQCIERTSALGVDEIIIKRGSKDCLVVANGEAQYVASNKVDNVIDTTAAGDSFSAGFLAKRLTGGNAAESAYSGHCMAGAVIQHKGAIIPREVMPDLPL
- a CDS encoding cupin domain-containing protein, with protein sequence MNSFFVLDENPWEELGGGIKRKIVAYTDDLMAVHLCFDKGAIGAPHTHEIHDQIGYVVRGSFEAEIEGEKKVLKEGDAYFARKHMMHGAVALEQDSILLDIFNPAREDFLK
- a CDS encoding heparinase II/III domain-containing protein; this translates as MTTQPILLTEAEVELLRKEVGKPSLMGKSIEANRKELEAFMRLPLDVPGHGEAGGYEHNRHKQNYTYMNLAGRLFLITQEEKYAQFVKDLLAIYAEKYLTFDFHVQKNTNPTGRLFHQILNEHCWLMFTSLAYSCVASVMTEEERTAVVERIFEPMLDMFTVKYAHDFDRIHNHGIWAVAAVGICGLAIGKPEYLEMSVYGQDRDDTGGFLAQISQLFAPSGYYMEGPYYHRYAIRPTCVFAEVVHRHMPEVDIYNHKDKVIGNTVQAMLATAYPNGEFPALNDASRTMSITDMGVQVAVSVYSKHYGMDDNILGMAKIQNAVWMHPCGLELSQAYYKAIADREIGMPFWPSVELNEGPTGNNGAQGFIRMQDKTGDVSQLVMNYGQHGMGHGNFDTLGITFFNRGQEVLREYGFCRWVNVEPKFGGRYLDENKSYARQTIAHNAVTIDEQCQNGFDVERADSVHGLPHFFKVEGTEINGMSAFANDHYPNTDMQRSVFMLSLDELEAPLLLDLYRIEGEGEHQYDYSHQYDGQIVRTNFDYQSFGELSTLGDDFGYQHLWKVASGKVQDTALVSWLQNNTYYTWLGTSSSAKQNGDNEVIFTRTGANDPSFNLRSEPAFILRSKGESTLFASVLETHGYFNEEFEQSVNARGQVKDIRVVGYNAVGSIVEITTEKSLVTVMISNVLGADDQTPHQVELNGKTYSWNGFYSLEVNAFGQEK
- a CDS encoding heparinase II/III domain-containing protein is translated as MSYQTQSYQPLLMNFEEAAELSKALGTDSLLGNALARDIKQTDAYMAEVGIEVPGHGEGGGYEHNRHKQNYIHIDLAGRLFLITGEQKYRDYIVDMLTAYAKVYPTLESNTSRDSNPPGKIFHQTLNENMWMLYASCAYSCIYHTLEEEQKTLIENDLFKQMIELFVVTYGHDFDIVHNHGLWAVAAVGICGYAINDQDAVDKALYGLKLDKVSGGFLAQLDQLFSPDGYYMEGPYYHRFSLRPIYLFAEAIERRQPELGIYEFNDSVIKTTSYAVFKTAFPDGTLPALNDSSKTISINDEGVIMATSVCFHRYEQSETLLGMADHQQDVWVHISGKTLSDAVAAADNIKPFNWGSPFVTDGPEGEKGGVSILRHRDEQDDDTMALIWFGQHGSDHQYHSALDHGHYDGLHLSVFNRGHEVLHDYGFGRWVNVEPKFGGRYIPENKSYCKQTVAHNTVTVDQKTQNNFDTALAETKFGSKHFFKADDEKLQGMSGRISGYYNGVDMQRSIILAELPEFEKPLVIDVYRIEADQEHQYDLPVHYSGQIIRTDFEYDVESTLRPMGEDNGYQHLWNVGSGQVQGSSLVSWLHDNSYYSLITSATNGGKVFFTRTGANDPDFNLKSEPALILRQSGQNHVFASVLETHGYFNESIEASVGARGLVESVTVVGNNEVGTVIRLQTTTGNAYHFAICNLDEDKQNAAHRVEFDGVTYTWEGAFAQI
- a CDS encoding polysaccharide lyase family 7 protein — its product is MFIKSTKLLLISFSGLGLIGCGGNTSPTSQDDKPNIPHQEHVAPYSIAKFQNILSNSDLQVSDPNGEEGNKNSDVKNGAFSDYKSDHFYAEKDSNYLVFKMSNYKMRSEVRERENFNISEQGVFRTLYADVRLPEINLAMASSPANHDEVTFLQIHNKGTDTSGIGAIPHPLLRIVWEQERNSITGHYWAVVKNNAIDCSLPSSASDCYATSYDRYDLGKADLNAFTRFEVKIGENTLTIKENDEQKVNVDVSYWQHLLSYFKAGVYNQFENGEAKVQFKQLGLTKTDHTDSIAWNIDDWKLTIPASKNDWYGFGGDSAAELEPERCNSSKDPLSNEESVYQREIDLSYFNVIDGSMHFRADMGYGTSTANSSYIRSELRELYISTNSPDCSTSDEETSWYIEDSRTGATSHTLNATLRINEYPKIDGQLPKVVVGQIHGWKISQALVKLLWEGDNKPVRVILNDNYKLDNNKDCTDCNAFSVKLGTYAVNEDWQYTIRADKEGLFLATYDADGSNMASHTLKWGEAYSDTANNKSYTLTERWASPDIAFYFKAGIYPQFKPDNAYRGEIFDVSFSALSTLHQ